Proteins found in one Triticum aestivum cultivar Chinese Spring chromosome 4D, IWGSC CS RefSeq v2.1, whole genome shotgun sequence genomic segment:
- the LOC123100206 gene encoding uncharacterized protein: MSYDQVLSVLGGGGKAAAASAWSGHGSNITRQIVKCTRWQLEETTDLITCPYHYYCDSSYPGDYSAAVGALVAVLALYCLLSAAAFTVVEIVRAGGGSPATAGGGVWRIKRKYLVPSGPFLMPLVLLVLAKGQRINAVFPLARLGPALLLTLQASALAFRNEADGDVRYAVLEASTVSGILHASLYLDAVVLPYYTGTDALRWSRFSGKCATCLCRMEPLVVGGRTVLYRGLSKTALAIIFALCSRMVCRIYGEERLSAWTRSALEVAGWLFVSCDAVYLAGWVIAEGAMASAVVYGLVAGLVFLCVFGKVYRFLALVENRQVQWKPSLTCHNVV; the protein is encoded by the coding sequence ATGTCGTACGATCAGGTGCTCTCTGTTCTCGGAGgtggcggcaaggcggcggcggcgagcgcgtgGAGCGGCCATGGAAGCAACATCACGAGGCAGATCGTCAAGTGCACCAGGTGGCAGCTGGAGGAGACCACCGACCTCATCACCTGCCCTTACCACTACTACTGCGACAGCTCCTACCCGGGCGACTACTCGGCTGCCGTCGGCGCCCTCGTCGCCGTTTTAGCCCTTTATTGCCTCCTGTCCGCGGCGGCCTTCACGGTGGTAGAGATCGTCAGGGCTGGCGGCGGCAGCCCGGCGACGGCGGGCGGTGGCGTCTGGCGGATCAAGCGGAAGTACCTGGTGCCGTCGGGGCCCTTCTTGATGCCGCTGGTGCTGCTGGTGCTCGCCAAGGGGCAGCGGATCAACGCCGTCTTCCCGCTCGCGCGGCTCGGCCCGGCATTGCTGCTCACGCTGCAGGCGTCGGCGCTGGCGTTCCGGAACGAGGCCGACGGCGACGTGCGCTACGCCGTGCTCGAGGCGTCCACCGTGTCCGGGATCCTGCACGCGAGCCTGTACCTggacgccgtcgtgctgccctaCTACACGGGCACGGACGCGCTCCGGTGGTCGCGGTTCTCCGGCAAGTGCGCCACCTGCCTCTGCCGGATGGAGCCTCTGGTGGTGGGCGGCCGGACGGTGCTCTACCGGGGCCTGTCCAAGACAGCGCTGGCCATCATTTTCGCGCTCTGCTCCAGGATGGTGTGCCGGATCTACGGCGAGGAGCGGCTGAGCGCGTGGACGCGGTCGGCGCTGGAGGTCGCGGGCTGGCTTTTCGTGTCTTGCGACGCCGTGTACCTCGCCGGCTGGGTGATTGCAGAGGGTGCCATGGCGAGCGCGGTCGTGTACGGGCTCGTCGCCGGGCTGGTGTTCTTGTGTGTATTTGGGAAGGTTTACAGATTCTTGGCGTTGGTGGAGAACAGGCAGGTCCAATGGAAACCAAGCCTTACCTGCCACAATGTGGTTTGA